The Mytilus galloprovincialis chromosome 2, xbMytGall1.hap1.1, whole genome shotgun sequence genome has a window encoding:
- the LOC143062767 gene encoding uncharacterized protein LOC143062767, with product MGNASSNQKEDLCTNRHSYYTKLLSAPPLWSTQTSYSKWAKQYKNVEGFTDFADFTTCREARKRHGILVKPDTYDGRQLVSQLKSKSELTLIEKQKWKLSSFKLPRIPLTGLEDPYWLHSRHNRNRRECSIVGYHDTMAVLQINTNRYHLSPRFYILDLENKQVLGHFVVFYHCKRWYECYISPNKHQLLIRPDNLTRIVSLPDNYMIENISLMPHASKLRINAVPPTLRAHVLAFNSQAGDNFVLTAFYKEIELRSIGDWNVVRKSGTFRLPASIQQIKSSPLGDYIVVRCVHPLYNKEYRTNIVAVISYVNFELLLRIDVRGCYWPASEVINLQVFPYFSPSEATIAVMKNHAYNRKVITQKLPIVRLNLQYLCRRAILHLVSYRDVGKLPLPAQLVDYIQGKPHKICNV from the coding sequence ATGGGGAATGCTAGCAGTAACCAGAAAGAAGATCTGTGTACAAATAGACACAGTTATTATACTAAGTTATTATCTGCACCACCATTATGGTCAACTCAAACATCATATAGTAAATGGGCAAAACAGTACAAAAATGTGGAAGGGTTTACTGATTTTGCTGATTTTACAACATGTCGGGAGGCAAGAAAACGTCATGGCATATTAGTCAAACCAGACACATACGATGGAAGACAGCTCGTATCCCAGTTAAAATCAAAATCAGAATTAACAttgattgaaaaacaaaaatggaagCTTTCTTCATTTAAACTTCCCAGAATTCCCTTGACTGGATTGGAAGATCCTTACTGGCTTCATAGCAGACACAACAGGAACAGACGGGAATGCAGCATAGTTGGTTACCATGACACCATGGCAGTTCTTCAAAttaacacaaatagatatcactTGTCACCAAGATTTTACATTTTAGACTTGGAAAATAAGCAAGTTTTAGGACATTTTGTTGTGTTTTACCATTGCAAGAGATGGTACGAGTGTTATATCTCTCCTAACAAACATCAGTTGTTGATACGCCCTGATAATTTAACTAGAATTGTTTCGCTGCCAGATAATTACATGATAGAGAATATATCATTGATGCCGCATGCATCAAAACTCAGGATTAATGCTGTGCCTCCAACACTCAGAGCCCATGTGCTAGCATTCAACTCTCAAGCAGGGGACAATTTTGTTTTGACTGCCTTTTACAAAGAAATAGAACTGCGATCTATTGGTGACTGGAATGTTGTCAGAAAGAGTGGTACCTTTCGTCTCCCAGCATCAATCCAGCAGATAAAATCAAGTCCCTTAGGGGACTATATAGTTGTTAGATGTGTTCATCCTCTTTATAATAAAGAGTATCGGACAAATATTGTGGCAGTTATAAGTTATGTCAACTTTGAACTATTGCTTCGAATAGATGTCCGAGGGTGCTACTGGCCTGCTAGTGAGGTAATAAATTTACAAGTCTTCCCGTACTTTTCACCAAGTGAAGCTACGATTGCTGTAATGAAAAACCATGCATACAATCGTAAAGTGATAACACAGAAACTACCCATTGTACGACTTAACCTGCAATATTTGTGCCGTAGAGCTATTCTTCATCTTGTGAGTTACCGCGATGTTGGTAAATTGCCACTTCCTGCACAGCTAGTTGATTACATTCAAGGCAAGCCACACAAAATCTGCAATGTGTAA